The [Pseudomonas] carboxydohydrogena genome includes a window with the following:
- a CDS encoding glutamine--tRNA ligase/YqeY domain fusion protein — translation MTDESTPDAGRDFIREIVAADLASGKHKGVVTRFPPEPNGYLHLGHAKSICLNFGIAEEFGGRCHLRFDDTNPAKEEQEFIDAIQRDVRWLGFDWGEHLHFASDYFEQLYAWAQDLIRAGKAYVDDQSPDEIRLTRGTLTEAGQNSPFRDRSVEENLDLFARMRAGEFANGTRVLRAKIDMGSGNINLRDPVLYRILHAHHPRTGTAWNIYPSYDFAHGQSDSIEHITHSICTLEFEDHRPLYDWFLDNLPVPSHPRQYEFARLNMTYTLLSKRVLTELVREGHVSGWDDPRMPTLAGLQRRGVPPEALRDFVKRIGVAKANSTVDIGMFDFAIRETLNRTALRRMAVLRPLKVVIENYPEGQADELEAVNHPEDETQGTRKIPFGRELYIEQDDFMEEPPKKFFRLAPGREVRLRYAYFITCREVIKNAAGEVVELRCTYDPATRGGNAPDGRKVKATIHWVSAAHAVPAEVRLYDNLFATPQPEAGNFAAQLNPNSLEILVDCKVEPAFRSDAGEGAVQFERQGYFVRDRDSTPDKLVFNRTVGLRDSYAKAAG, via the coding sequence ATGACTGACGAATCGACGCCGGATGCAGGCCGCGACTTCATCCGCGAGATTGTGGCGGCGGACCTGGCCTCGGGAAAGCACAAGGGCGTGGTGACGCGCTTTCCGCCGGAACCCAACGGCTACCTGCACCTCGGCCATGCCAAGTCGATCTGCCTGAATTTCGGCATCGCCGAGGAGTTCGGCGGGCGCTGCCATCTGCGCTTCGACGACACCAATCCGGCCAAGGAAGAGCAGGAGTTCATCGACGCCATCCAGCGTGACGTGCGCTGGCTCGGGTTCGATTGGGGCGAACATCTGCATTTTGCCTCCGATTATTTCGAGCAGCTTTACGCCTGGGCGCAGGATCTGATCCGCGCCGGGAAAGCGTATGTCGATGACCAGTCGCCGGACGAGATTCGCCTGACGCGCGGCACCCTGACCGAGGCCGGGCAGAACAGCCCGTTCCGGGACCGTTCGGTGGAGGAGAACCTCGATCTGTTCGCGCGGATGCGCGCGGGCGAATTCGCGAACGGCACGCGCGTGCTGCGCGCGAAGATCGACATGGGATCGGGCAACATCAACCTGCGCGACCCGGTGCTCTACCGCATCCTGCATGCGCACCATCCGCGCACCGGCACCGCGTGGAACATCTATCCGAGCTACGACTTCGCGCACGGACAGTCGGATTCCATCGAGCACATCACGCATTCGATCTGCACGCTGGAATTCGAGGATCACCGCCCGCTCTACGACTGGTTCCTCGACAATTTGCCGGTGCCGTCGCATCCGCGCCAGTATGAATTCGCGCGTCTCAACATGACCTACACGCTGTTGTCCAAGCGCGTGCTGACGGAGCTTGTGCGCGAGGGTCACGTTTCCGGCTGGGACGATCCGCGCATGCCGACGCTGGCCGGGTTGCAGCGGCGCGGCGTGCCTCCGGAGGCGCTGCGCGATTTCGTCAAGCGCATCGGCGTCGCCAAGGCGAACTCGACCGTTGATATCGGCATGTTCGACTTCGCGATCCGCGAGACGCTGAACAGGACCGCGTTGCGCCGCATGGCCGTGCTGCGTCCGCTGAAAGTGGTGATCGAGAATTATCCCGAAGGTCAGGCCGATGAGCTCGAGGCGGTCAATCACCCCGAGGACGAGACACAGGGCACGCGGAAGATTCCGTTCGGCCGCGAACTCTACATCGAGCAGGACGACTTCATGGAGGAGCCGCCGAAAAAGTTCTTCCGTCTCGCGCCGGGCCGCGAGGTGCGGCTGCGCTACGCCTATTTCATCACCTGCCGCGAGGTCATCAAGAACGCGGCGGGCGAGGTGGTCGAATTGCGCTGTACCTACGATCCGGCCACGCGCGGCGGCAACGCACCGGACGGACGCAAGGTGAAGGCGACGATTCACTGGGTCAGCGCCGCGCATGCGGTGCCGGCGGAAGTGCGGCTCTATGACAACCTGTTCGCGACACCGCAGCCGGAGGCAGGCAATTTCGCCGCGCAGCTCAATCCGAACTCGCTGGAGATTCTGGTGGACTGCAAGGTCGAGCCTGCGTTCAGGTCCGATGCTGGAGAGGGCGCTGTGCAGTTCGAGCGGCAGGGCTATTTCGTGCGCGATCGCGACTCCACGCCCGACAAGCTTGTGTTCAACCGCACCGTCGGCCTGCGCGACAGCTACGCCAAGGCGGCGGGGTAA
- the gltX gene encoding glutamate--tRNA ligase, with protein MTKPVVTRFAPSPTGFLHIGGGRTALFNWLYARKLGGKMLLRIEDTDRERSTQAAIDAILDGLKWLGIDWDGETIYQFSRAGQHREVAEHLLAEGKAYRCYATPEELTQMREAARAEGRAVRYDGRWRDRDPAEAPSGAKPVIRLKAPQTGETAIEDQVQGRVVWQNENLDDLVLLRSDGTPTYMLAVVVDDHDMGVTHVIRGDDHLINAARQKHIYDALGWDVPVMAHIPLIHGPDGSKLSKRHGALGVEAYRAMGYLPAALRNYLVRLGWSHGDQEIFSTQEMIEAFDLGSIGRSAARFDFAKLENLNGHYIRSADDAELVKSFEDVLHFIPQGPTLQAKLNDTTRAQLLQAMPGLKERAKTLLELVESANYIFAERPLAMDTKASALLTPQTRALIGELRRHLAEVTEWNKATTEAAMRDYAEKNNLKLGVVAQPLRVALTGKTTSPGIFDVLAVLGREISLARLQDQSQ; from the coding sequence ATGACCAAACCCGTCGTCACCCGCTTCGCCCCCTCTCCGACCGGCTTTCTCCATATCGGCGGCGGACGCACCGCTCTGTTCAACTGGCTCTATGCCCGCAAGCTCGGCGGCAAGATGCTGCTGCGGATCGAGGACACCGACCGCGAGCGCTCCACGCAGGCGGCGATCGACGCGATCCTCGACGGGCTGAAATGGCTGGGTATCGATTGGGACGGCGAGACGATCTACCAGTTCAGCCGCGCCGGGCAGCACCGCGAGGTCGCCGAACACCTTCTGGCCGAGGGCAAGGCCTATCGCTGCTACGCGACGCCCGAGGAACTGACCCAGATGCGCGAGGCAGCGCGCGCCGAAGGCCGCGCCGTGCGCTACGATGGCCGCTGGCGCGACCGCGACCCGGCGGAGGCTCCTTCCGGAGCCAAGCCGGTGATCCGCCTCAAGGCTCCCCAGACCGGGGAAACCGCGATCGAGGATCAGGTCCAGGGCCGCGTGGTCTGGCAGAACGAGAATCTCGACGATCTCGTGCTGCTGCGTTCCGACGGCACCCCCACCTACATGCTCGCGGTGGTGGTGGACGACCATGACATGGGCGTGACACACGTCATTCGCGGCGACGATCACCTCATCAATGCTGCGCGCCAGAAGCATATCTACGATGCGCTGGGATGGGATGTCCCGGTGATGGCTCACATTCCACTAATCCACGGGCCGGACGGCTCGAAACTCTCCAAGCGACACGGCGCGCTCGGCGTCGAAGCCTATCGCGCTATGGGATACCTCCCGGCGGCCTTGCGGAATTATCTGGTGCGGCTCGGCTGGAGTCATGGCGATCAGGAAATATTTTCCACGCAGGAAATGATCGAGGCATTCGATCTTGGTTCGATCGGCCGCTCCGCCGCACGCTTCGATTTCGCCAAACTCGAAAATCTGAACGGCCATTACATCCGCTCCGCAGACGATGCAGAACTTGTGAAAAGTTTCGAGGATGTCCTGCACTTCATCCCACAAGGCCCCACGTTGCAGGCCAAACTCAATGACACCACGCGCGCACAACTGTTGCAGGCGATGCCCGGATTGAAGGAGCGCGCCAAAACGCTGCTCGAGCTGGTCGAGAGCGCCAACTACATCTTCGCCGAACGGCCACTCGCGATGGACACGAAGGCGTCTGCATTGTTGACGCCGCAAACTCGCGCACTCATCGGCGAACTTCGCCGTCACCTCGCCGAGGTGACGGAATGGAACAAGGCAACGACAGAAGCGGCGATGCGTGATTACGCCGAGAAAAACAACCTGAAACTCGGAGTAGTCGCCCAGCCGCTGCGCGTGGCCCTGACCGGCAAAACGACATCCCCCGGTATTTTTGACGTCCTGGCCGTTCTAGGACGTGAAATATCCTTGGCAAGATTGCAGGATCAGAGCCAGTAA
- the moaC gene encoding cyclic pyranopterin monophosphate synthase MoaC, whose translation MTKLTHIDAKGEAHMVDVSAKDATERVAVAEGFVVMSVETLKLIVEGNARKGDVLGTARVAGIMAAKRTSDLIPLCHPLALSKVTLDIVPDDKLPGCRVEASVKVKGPTGVEMEALTAVSVACLTVYDMIKAVERGVHIEGIRLLEKSGGKSGVYKHQK comes from the coding sequence ATGACCAAGCTCACCCATATCGACGCCAAGGGCGAAGCACATATGGTCGATGTGTCCGCGAAGGACGCGACCGAGCGCGTGGCGGTGGCGGAAGGTTTTGTGGTGATGAGCGTGGAAACGCTCAAGCTCATCGTCGAGGGCAACGCCAGGAAGGGCGACGTGCTCGGCACCGCGCGCGTCGCCGGAATCATGGCGGCCAAACGCACCTCCGACCTCATTCCGCTGTGTCATCCGCTGGCGCTGTCCAAAGTCACGCTCGACATCGTACCCGACGACAAGCTGCCCGGCTGCCGCGTCGAGGCGAGCGTCAAGGTGAAAGGCCCGACCGGCGTGGAGATGGAAGCGCTGACCGCTGTATCGGTCGCCTGCCTCACTGTGTACGACATGATCAAGGCGGTCGAGCGCGGCGTTCATATCGAAGGCATCCGCCTTCTCGAAAAAAGCGGCGGCAAGTCCGGCGTTTACAAACATCAGAAATAA
- the lexA gene encoding transcriptional repressor LexA, protein MLTRKQYELLRFINERLKESGVPPSFDEMKDALDLRSKSGIHRLITALEERGFIRRLANRARAIEVIKLPEPAASSGARRGFTPSVIEGNLGKVRSTVPGSFDESGEQPVAVPVMGRIAAGTPIEALQTRSHTISVPPDMLGSGEHYALEVRGDSMMEAGILDGDMALIQRNENADTGDIVVALIDEEEATLKRFRRRGASIALEPANAAYEVRILPPNRVRIQGKLIGLYRKY, encoded by the coding sequence ATGCTGACACGCAAACAATATGAACTGCTGCGCTTCATCAACGAGCGGCTGAAGGAAAGCGGCGTGCCGCCCTCCTTCGACGAGATGAAAGATGCCCTCGACCTGCGGTCGAAGTCCGGCATCCATCGGCTTATCACGGCACTGGAAGAGCGCGGCTTCATCCGCAGGCTCGCCAATCGCGCCCGCGCCATCGAGGTCATCAAGTTGCCCGAGCCTGCCGCCAGTAGCGGCGCCCGGCGCGGTTTCACTCCCAGCGTGATCGAAGGCAATCTCGGCAAGGTGCGCAGCACCGTTCCCGGCAGTTTCGACGAAAGCGGAGAGCAGCCTGTCGCGGTCCCCGTGATGGGCCGTATCGCCGCCGGTACCCCGATCGAGGCGTTGCAGACCCGCAGCCATACCATCAGCGTGCCGCCCGACATGCTCGGCTCGGGCGAGCATTACGCGCTCGAAGTGCGCGGCGATTCGATGATGGAAGCTGGCATCCTCGACGGCGACATGGCGCTGATCCAGCGCAACGAGAATGCCGACACCGGCGACATCGTCGTGGCGCTGATCGACGAGGAGGAAGCGACCCTTAAGCGTTTCCGCCGCCGTGGCGCTTCCATCGCGCTGGAGCCCGCCAACGCCGCCTATGAGGTCCGCATCCTGCCGCCAAACCGCGTCCGGATTCAGGGCAAGCTGATCGGGCTTTACCGGAAATACTGA
- the gltA gene encoding citrate synthase, which yields MDVKSNTKQATLTVGDKSVNLPVYSGTVGPDVVDISKLYAQTGMFTYDPGFTSTASCQSKITYIDGDAGILQYRGYPIEQLAEQGDFLETCYLLLYGELPTKAQKDDFDKRVTHHTMVHEQMARFFQAFRRDAHPMAVMVASVGALAAFYHDSTDINDPQQRMIASMRMIAKIPTLAAMAYKYSIGQPFVYPQNRLHFAENFLHMCFAVPCEEYKVNPVLADALDKIFILHADHEQNASTSTVRIAGSSGANPFACIAAGIACLWGPAHGGANEAALAMLGEIGTVDKIPEFIAKVKDKNSNVRLMGFGHRVYKNYDPRAKLMQQAAHKVLKETGHGNDPLLHVAMELEKIALSDPYFIDRKLYPNVDFYSGITLKAMGFPTSMFTVLFAVARTVGWISQWSEMIEDPEQKIGRPRQLFNGSVKRDYVPLDQRK from the coding sequence ATGGATGTGAAGTCCAACACAAAACAAGCCACCCTTACCGTAGGCGACAAGAGCGTGAACTTGCCTGTCTACAGCGGCACGGTGGGCCCGGATGTCGTCGACATCAGCAAGCTCTACGCCCAGACCGGTATGTTCACCTACGATCCGGGCTTTACCTCCACGGCAAGCTGCCAGTCGAAAATCACTTACATCGATGGCGACGCAGGCATCCTTCAGTACCGTGGCTATCCGATCGAACAACTCGCCGAACAGGGCGACTTCCTCGAAACCTGTTACCTGCTGCTGTACGGCGAGCTGCCGACCAAGGCGCAGAAGGACGATTTCGATAAGCGCGTCACGCACCACACCATGGTGCACGAGCAGATGGCGCGTTTCTTCCAGGCGTTCCGCCGCGACGCGCATCCGATGGCCGTGATGGTGGCCTCTGTAGGCGCGCTGGCCGCATTCTATCACGACTCGACCGACATCAACGATCCGCAGCAGCGCATGATCGCTTCCATGCGGATGATCGCCAAAATTCCGACGCTCGCGGCGATGGCCTACAAATATTCGATCGGCCAGCCGTTCGTTTACCCGCAGAACCGGCTGCACTTCGCCGAGAACTTCCTGCACATGTGCTTCGCGGTGCCGTGCGAGGAATACAAGGTCAACCCCGTTCTCGCCGATGCGCTGGACAAGATCTTCATCCTCCATGCCGACCACGAGCAGAACGCCTCGACCTCGACGGTGCGCATCGCGGGATCTTCCGGCGCCAATCCGTTCGCCTGCATCGCGGCGGGCATTGCCTGCCTGTGGGGACCTGCGCATGGCGGCGCCAATGAAGCGGCCCTCGCGATGCTCGGCGAAATCGGAACCGTCGACAAGATTCCGGAATTCATCGCCAAGGTGAAGGACAAGAACAGCAATGTCCGCCTGATGGGCTTCGGGCATCGCGTCTACAAGAACTACGATCCGCGCGCCAAGCTGATGCAGCAGGCCGCGCACAAGGTTCTGAAGGAAACCGGCCACGGCAACGATCCGTTGCTGCATGTCGCCATGGAGTTGGAAAAGATCGCGCTGAGCGATCCGTACTTCATCGACCGCAAGCTGTATCCGAACGTCGATTTCTATTCGGGCATCACGCTGAAGGCGATGGGTTTCCCGACCTCGATGTTCACCGTGCTGTTCGCGGTCGCCCGCACCGTTGGCTGGATCAGCCAGTGGAGCGAGATGATCGAGGACCCCGAGCAGAAGATCGGCCGTCCGCGCCAGTTGTTCAACGGTTCGGTCAAGCGCGATTACGTACCGCTCGATCAGCGCAAATAA
- the glp gene encoding gephyrin-like molybdotransferase Glp, translated as MALMPVADALNSILDGIQPLPAENVALDDALHRTLARDVAARRTQPPAPMSAMDGYAVRTQDALAGARLTVTGESAAGRPCNLSVGQGEAIRIFTGGVVPNGADTIAIQEDVVREGNVITLSEAVPVPRHVRKAGLDFHEGDILLKRGTRLSDRDLSLAASMNHPTLPVHRKPKIAIVATGDELVMPGMEPNPGQIIYSNAYAINALVRNSGAETINLGIARDTLDDTRAAIRRAEALGADIIITTGGASVGEHDLVKPSFEAEGIDIKFWKIALRPGKPMMHGRKGAMSVIGLPGNPSSSYVCSFVFVVPLIRALLGRAHVAHCVETAILGHDLPANDHRQEYMRARIEINGNGVAVATTVDHQDSSLLNNLSAADVLLIRPPLAPPAPAGARCDIIRLPS; from the coding sequence ATGGCGCTGATGCCCGTCGCCGACGCACTGAACTCCATCCTCGATGGCATACAGCCTCTGCCTGCGGAGAACGTCGCGCTCGACGATGCGCTTCATCGCACGCTGGCCCGCGATGTCGCCGCCCGCCGCACCCAGCCGCCCGCGCCGATGTCGGCGATGGACGGCTACGCGGTGCGCACCCAGGATGCGCTTGCGGGCGCGCGCCTCACAGTGACCGGCGAGAGCGCCGCCGGGCGTCCATGCAATCTCTCGGTCGGCCAAGGCGAAGCGATCCGGATTTTCACCGGCGGCGTGGTGCCAAATGGAGCCGACACCATCGCCATTCAGGAGGACGTCGTCCGCGAGGGCAATGTCATCACCCTGTCGGAAGCCGTGCCCGTGCCGCGCCATGTCCGCAAGGCGGGCCTCGATTTCCATGAAGGCGATATACTGCTCAAGCGCGGCACCCGGCTGTCCGATCGCGACTTGTCGCTCGCCGCATCGATGAACCACCCGACGCTGCCGGTGCATCGCAAGCCGAAGATCGCGATCGTCGCCACCGGCGACGAACTGGTGATGCCGGGCATGGAGCCGAATCCGGGGCAGATCATCTACTCCAACGCCTATGCGATTAACGCGCTGGTCCGTAACAGCGGCGCTGAAACAATCAATCTTGGCATCGCGCGTGATACGCTGGACGACACCCGCGCCGCCATCCGCCGCGCCGAGGCGCTGGGCGCCGACATTATCATCACCACCGGCGGCGCGTCGGTCGGGGAGCACGATCTCGTCAAGCCATCGTTCGAGGCCGAAGGCATCGACATCAAATTCTGGAAGATCGCGCTGCGCCCCGGCAAGCCGATGATGCACGGCCGCAAGGGAGCGATGAGCGTGATCGGCCTGCCCGGCAATCCGTCATCGTCCTACGTGTGCTCGTTCGTGTTCGTGGTGCCGCTGATCCGCGCCCTGTTGGGTCGCGCGCATGTCGCCCATTGCGTCGAAACCGCCATCCTCGGCCACGACCTGCCCGCCAATGATCATCGTCAGGAATACATGCGGGCGCGGATCGAGATCAACGGCAACGGCGTCGCCGTCGCGACAACCGTCGATCATCAGGACAGTTCGCTGCTGAACAATCTGTCGGCCGCTGACGTTCTGCTGATCCGGCCGCCGCTGGCGCCTCCCGCACCGGCGGGCGCGCGCTGCGACATCATCCGGCTGCCCAGCTGA
- a CDS encoding ComEC/Rec2 family competence protein yields the protein MADGGLKQERPRAGRAIAWPPRERAASAISGSGWWQFLTELNLRWIRAETGPGRLLPWIPVAFGVGIALYFTAAREPVAVVVVPVAGLACLLALAVRRRPVFPYIALFAALLAGFATATLKTAWVSHTVLLTPVGSAALEGFVETHEERERTDRFVLRVTKMEAHRAPHLQRVRLSVRKGTAPAVGSYVTLKARLLPPLRPLRPGGYDFARDMYFQGIGASGFALGAIKVQDAPEQRGWRLRYAAWMQELRDAVDARIRTVLSGDQRAIATALLTGRRDAISSSNNDALFVSGLGHVLSISGYHMAVVAGVVFFAIRALLALNPALSARYAIKKWAALAALIAALFYLLLSGAEVATQRSFYMTALVLVAVMADRRAITFRTLALAAMLVLLIAPESLVHPSFQMSFAATFGLVVLAQIGMPQWFVASDDTRLGRFAAWGGRELLVLALASFVAGLATTPYAAFHFHRIAPYGVIANLVAMPVVSALVMPAGLLGIMAIPFGFDSLFWRLMEVGIDWMIAVSQWVAALPGAFGRVHAFGIGPLIVMSCGIVILGLLRSPLRWMGAALIGCGVAWAAVVTEPDILIARDALSVAVRGKDGRLRIMHTAKNAFVWREWLAADADGRMVTDPSIAQGVSCDEAGCVAEGKEGDLVALTRQPEALADDCAQAKVVVTPYPAPADCAARVFHRDDLRGLGGVALKRTARGYSLVTSQSVEVDRPWSPAIPEASRGSQSNKTLGHRTSPQPVDATPPEGEQEVAD from the coding sequence ATGGCGGACGGGGGACTCAAACAGGAGCGGCCGCGCGCGGGGAGGGCCATCGCATGGCCACCGCGCGAGAGGGCAGCGTCTGCCATTTCCGGCTCCGGCTGGTGGCAATTCCTCACCGAATTGAATCTCAGATGGATCCGCGCCGAGACCGGCCCGGGTCGGTTGCTGCCGTGGATTCCGGTCGCGTTCGGGGTAGGGATTGCACTCTATTTCACGGCGGCGCGCGAGCCGGTCGCGGTGGTGGTGGTGCCGGTCGCGGGACTGGCGTGCCTGTTGGCGCTGGCCGTGCGGCGAAGGCCTGTATTTCCCTATATCGCGCTGTTTGCGGCGTTGCTCGCCGGTTTTGCCACCGCGACGCTGAAGACCGCCTGGGTCTCGCACACGGTGCTGCTGACGCCGGTTGGTTCGGCGGCGCTGGAAGGCTTCGTCGAGACGCATGAGGAACGCGAGCGTACCGACCGTTTTGTGCTGCGGGTGACGAAGATGGAGGCGCATCGCGCGCCGCACTTGCAGCGGGTGAGGCTGTCGGTGCGCAAGGGTACCGCGCCCGCGGTGGGCAGCTATGTGACGCTGAAGGCGCGGCTGTTGCCGCCGCTGCGGCCGCTTCGTCCCGGCGGCTACGACTTTGCACGCGACATGTATTTTCAAGGCATCGGCGCGTCCGGCTTCGCGCTCGGTGCGATCAAGGTGCAGGATGCGCCAGAACAGCGCGGCTGGCGCTTGCGTTACGCGGCATGGATGCAGGAACTGAGGGATGCGGTGGATGCGCGCATCCGCACGGTCCTGAGTGGCGACCAGCGCGCGATCGCGACTGCACTCCTCACCGGTCGCCGTGATGCGATTTCCTCTTCAAACAACGATGCGTTGTTCGTTTCGGGCCTCGGCCATGTGCTGTCGATCTCCGGCTATCACATGGCTGTGGTCGCGGGCGTGGTGTTCTTCGCGATCCGCGCGCTGTTGGCGTTGAACCCGGCGTTGAGCGCGCGTTATGCGATCAAGAAATGGGCCGCATTGGCGGCGCTGATCGCCGCGCTGTTCTATCTGCTGCTGTCCGGCGCGGAGGTCGCGACGCAACGCTCGTTCTATATGACGGCTCTGGTGCTGGTCGCGGTGATGGCGGACCGGCGTGCGATCACGTTCCGTACGCTGGCGCTCGCGGCCATGCTGGTGCTGCTGATCGCGCCGGAATCTCTGGTTCATCCCAGCTTTCAGATGTCGTTCGCCGCCACCTTCGGTCTCGTCGTGCTGGCGCAGATCGGAATGCCGCAATGGTTTGTCGCGAGTGATGACACACGTCTCGGCCGCTTCGCGGCCTGGGGTGGACGTGAGCTTCTCGTGCTGGCGCTGGCGTCGTTCGTCGCGGGCCTTGCGACCACGCCATACGCCGCGTTTCATTTCCACCGCATCGCGCCCTACGGCGTCATCGCCAATCTGGTCGCGATGCCGGTGGTGTCCGCGTTGGTGATGCCTGCGGGTTTGCTCGGGATCATGGCCATTCCGTTCGGCTTCGACAGCCTGTTTTGGCGGTTGATGGAGGTCGGCATCGACTGGATGATCGCGGTGTCGCAATGGGTGGCGGCGTTGCCCGGCGCGTTCGGCCGTGTTCATGCCTTCGGTATCGGGCCGCTGATCGTGATGAGTTGCGGGATCGTCATTCTCGGCCTGTTGCGCTCGCCGTTGCGCTGGATGGGAGCGGCGCTGATCGGTTGCGGCGTGGCATGGGCAGCTGTCGTGACCGAGCCTGACATCCTGATCGCGCGCGACGCTTTGAGCGTCGCGGTGCGCGGCAAGGATGGCCGGTTGCGAATCATGCATACGGCGAAGAACGCCTTCGTCTGGCGCGAGTGGCTGGCGGCGGATGCGGATGGGCGCATGGTCACCGATCCGAGCATCGCGCAAGGCGTCTCGTGCGACGAGGCTGGCTGCGTGGCCGAGGGGAAGGAGGGCGATCTCGTCGCGCTGACGAGGCAGCCCGAGGCGCTGGCGGACGATTGCGCGCAGGCGAAAGTCGTCGTCACGCCGTATCCGGCACCCGCCGATTGCGCCGCCCGGGTCTTCCATCGCGACGATCTGCGTGGGCTGGGCGGCGTTGCATTAAAGAGAACGGCGCGGGGCTACAGCCTCGTCACAAGCCAGTCCGTCGAGGTGGACCGGCCGTGGTCGCCAGCCATTCCTGAGGCGTCACGCGGCTCGCAAAGCAACAAAACCCTCGGGCATCGTACGTCCCCGCAACCGGTCGACGCGACGCCGCCGGAGGGCGAGCAGGAGGTAGCCGATTAA